The Thunnus thynnus chromosome 2, fThuThy2.1, whole genome shotgun sequence genome includes a region encoding these proteins:
- the cfap73 gene encoding coiled-coil domain-containing protein 42 like-2, with product MASGSVREKLTPQRLAEGRRLVVPRPPLMERDDLLFDILKKRREDEELTKVLNEHKQTLKNLEQCEKELTEELKRKRMKTKELLSDFDMFLKDKDIDQAVEKERKKMVEKDAEIERLKKEHVELKERKQEALHQVQRLSVCRDFMERVLKMTKFQDVNALADHLENLLHVRDKLSQRECEAEEKADQLRKELLTLEDQHRLMLLHKNNELSKLQMELEKKRSEADIWERKWNHIQETAAKKTLLLGQIKMATLNLYEPTGGAVGEEEGVDINDTETQLDKIKIFIQDHEDIVKQYQRPSQRHSNGQKRDRSKKHIAPRSKKC from the exons ATGGCTTCTGGGAGTGTCCGTGAGAAGCTGACTCCACAAAG GTTGGCTGAGGGCAGGAGGTTGGTGGTGCCAAGACCCCCCCTGATGGAACGGGACGATCTTTTATTTGACATACTGAAGAAACGCCGGGAGGATGAAGAGCTTACCAAAGTGCTCAACGAACACAAGCAG aCATTGAAGAATTTGGAGCAGTGCGAAAAGGAGCTGACAGAGGAGTTAAAACGAAAACGGATGAAAACCAAGGAGTTACTCTCCGACTTTGATATGTTTCTTAAG GATAAGGACATTGATCAAGCTGttgagaaggagaggaaaaagatggTCGAAAAGGATGCAGAGATAGAGAGGCTGAAGAAGGAGCATGTTGAACTgaaggagaggaaacaggaggCACTGCACCAGGTGCAGAGACTCTCTGTGTGTCGGGACTTCATGGAGCGAGTGCTCAAAATGACCAAG TTTCAAGATGTAAATGCACTCGCAGATCATCTAGAGAATCTTCTACACGTCCGAGACAAGCTCTCTCAGAGGGAGTGTGAGGCAGAGGAGAAGGCCGACCAGCTGAGAAAAGAGCTGCTGACACTGGAGGACCAGCATCGCTTGATGCTGCTACACAAGAACAATGAGTTGTCAAAGCTCCAGATGGAGCTAGAGAAGAAGCGCTCTGAAGCTGACATCTGG GAGAGGAAGTGGAACCACATCCAGGAAACCGCAGCAAAGAAAACACTCCTACTGGGACAAATTAAGATGGCGACCCTCAACCTCTATGAACCAACAGGTGGGGCTGTAGGAGAAGAGGAAGGTGTGGATATAAATGACACAGAGACGCAGCTGGACAAG ATCAAGATTTTCATCCAGGACCACGAAGACATTGTGAAACAATATCAAAGACCCTCGCAGAGACACAGCAATGGACAGAAAAGAGACAGGTCCAAAAAGCACATCGCACCTCGCagtaaaaaatgttga
- the iqcd gene encoding dynein regulatory complex protein 10 has product MSAEVTTVLAEEASSQVLSFSLQQKAKRQSEDAQKNHELSQKKLLSHEARRISIILEKCISKAEIAATLPALLQLDGVSSILDKELSRALEAHKILHERLETLEGLKQESDGEQEGEIGETKRRARAQLERDVKNSVRDLFRLVRAHPDAFFGLRTELGMKVGESEYTLIRGLKRFHGNIIEKLLTSIDEELQLVLAKQVSSSQAHDMEQIVSAEQMVAEAIKRTDAEISERNEEIKKLDTSLQESTAQEAVLSALVDKECQSHLKTSKMKQASIQQEIDQLNIQFNNVLLENRATERAIQEKNEKLETEIEYLLQTFDDEIEEKQADLEISEVDFERDEGELKKLEKLYAVIEVKCNQIQEKRRLAEERRKEEMKELELKTRAAILAQAWWRGYSTRKALKGKTKGKKGKKGKGKKTK; this is encoded by the exons ATGTCTGCTGAGGTGACAACAGTGCTCGCTGAGGAAGCCAGTTCTCAGGTCTTGTCTTTCAGTCTCCAGCAAAAGGCAAAGAGACAATCAGAGGATGCTCAGAAGAACCATGAGCTGTCTCAGAAGAAGCTGCTCTCTCATGAGGCACGGCGCATCTCAATCATATTGGAAAAATGCATCAGTAAAGCTGAGATTGCAGCAACTCTACCTGCTCTACTCCAGTTAGATGGTGTGTCTAGTATTTTGGACAAGGAGTTGAGTAGAGCACTTGAAGCGCATAAAATATTACACGAAAGACTGGAAACACTAGAAGGTCTCAAGCAGGAATCGGATGGGGAACAAGAGGGAGAAATTGGAGAAACAAAAAGGAGAGCAAGGGCTCAGCTTGAGAGGGACGTGAAGAACTCCGTCAGGGATCTGTTCAGGCTTGTTCGAGCCCATCCAGATGCCTTTTTTGGTTTGAGGACAGAGCTAGGTATGAAAGTAGGGGAGAGTGAGTACACACTAATTAGAGGGCTTAAGAGGTTTCATGGGAATATAATAGAAAAGTTGCTGACCAGCATAGATGAGGAGCTACAGCTGGTCCTCGCCAAGCAGGTGTCTTCATCCCAAGCCCACGACATGGAGCAAATAGTCTCAGCAGAACAAATGGTGGCTGAAGCCATCAAGCGAACAGATGCAGAG ATTTCTGAACGAAACGAGGAGATCAAAAAGTTGGACACTTCTCTGCAAGAGAGCACTGCACAAGAAGCAGTTTTGTCAGCTCTTGTAGACAAAGAGTGCCAGTCGCATCTCAAGACATCAAAAATGAAGCAGGCCAGCATACAACAGGAAATCGATCAGCTGAACATTCAGTTCAACAATGTGCTCCTTGAaaacagagcaacagagagagcaATCCAAGAG aaaaatgaaaagttggaGACAGAAATTGAATACTTGCTCCAAACTTTTGATGATGAAATAGAAGAGAAACAG GCTGATCTGGAGATAAGTGAAGTGGATTTTGAAAGGGACGAAGGGGAGCTGAAGAAGCTGGAGAAACTCTATGCTGTCATAGAGGTGAAGTGCAACCAGATCCAGGAGAAGCGTCGGCTggcagaagagaggagaaaggaggaaatgAAGGAGCTGGAGCTGAAGACCAGGGCTGCTATTCTTGCCCAAGCCTGGTGGAGAGGCTACAGTACTCGCAAGGCCTTGAAGGGCAAGACTAAAGGCAAGAAGGGCAAAAAGGGCAAAGGcaagaagactaaataa